Proteins encoded within one genomic window of Brachybacterium muris:
- a CDS encoding WXG100 family type VII secretion target, giving the protein MAFKGMDPDEGREVASEIQQAGEKILEFFDQATSTVTSVEWIGPDYDAYVDDWNGFVSGALNGLVEALTAKSNELKSHADQQDSTSNAV; this is encoded by the coding sequence ATGGCTTTCAAGGGAATGGATCCGGACGAGGGACGCGAGGTCGCCTCGGAGATCCAGCAGGCCGGCGAGAAGATTCTCGAGTTCTTCGATCAGGCCACCAGCACCGTCACCTCGGTGGAGTGGATCGGCCCTGACTACGACGCCTACGTCGATGACTGGAACGGCTTCGTCTCCGGGGCCCTCAACGGTCTGGTCGAGGCGCTGACCGCCAAGAGCAACGAGCTGAAGTCCCACGCCGATCAGCAGGACTCCACCTCGAACGCTGTCTGA
- a CDS encoding UDP-N-acetylmuramate dehydrogenase, whose protein sequence is MRFSDLTTLRIGGQIRTLVEARTEAEVIEAVRAADDAGEPLLVLGGGSNLVASDEPFEGTVVLLRDPEDPPLLDATCEISPSGEPDGIAVDPAQLTPLDATCGGAIVEYFAGVNWDRAVRYAIAREMVGIEALSGIPGTVGATPIQNVGAYGQEVASTIIRVRTWDREKRAVRTFFAADCGFSYRDSVFKRTPYSGPVPSATGRYVVLAVTFQHTIGSLSAPVRYAQLATALGVDVGARVPMAQVREAVLRIRGAKGMVLDAADHDTWSAGSFFTNPILDQATADRLPEGAPRYAAGEGRVKTSAAWLISQAGIELGHRIDPGAPASVSTKHSLALTNRGGAGSDDLVALAHDVQARVRGAFGIELVPEPVRLGLDL, encoded by the coding sequence ATGAGGTTCTCCGACCTGACCACCCTGCGCATCGGCGGCCAGATCCGCACACTGGTGGAGGCCCGCACCGAGGCCGAGGTGATCGAAGCGGTCCGCGCCGCGGACGACGCCGGTGAACCGCTGCTGGTGCTGGGCGGGGGCTCCAATCTGGTCGCCTCCGACGAGCCCTTCGAGGGCACCGTGGTGCTGTTGCGTGACCCGGAGGACCCGCCGCTGCTGGACGCCACCTGCGAGATCAGCCCCTCCGGGGAGCCCGACGGCATTGCTGTGGACCCCGCCCAGCTCACCCCGCTGGACGCCACCTGCGGCGGGGCGATCGTGGAGTACTTCGCCGGGGTGAACTGGGACCGTGCCGTGCGCTACGCCATCGCCCGCGAGATGGTCGGCATCGAGGCCCTCTCCGGGATCCCCGGAACCGTGGGCGCCACCCCGATCCAGAACGTCGGCGCCTACGGCCAGGAGGTCGCCAGCACCATCATCCGGGTGCGCACCTGGGACCGCGAGAAGCGGGCCGTGCGCACCTTCTTCGCCGCCGACTGCGGCTTCTCCTACCGCGACAGCGTCTTCAAGCGCACCCCGTACAGCGGTCCCGTGCCGTCGGCCACCGGCCGCTACGTGGTGCTCGCCGTGACCTTCCAGCACACCATCGGCAGCCTCTCGGCCCCCGTGCGCTACGCCCAGCTCGCCACCGCGCTCGGCGTGGACGTCGGCGCCCGGGTACCCATGGCGCAGGTGCGGGAGGCCGTGCTGCGGATCCGCGGCGCCAAGGGCATGGTGCTGGATGCCGCCGACCACGACACCTGGAGCGCCGGTTCCTTCTTCACCAACCCCATCCTCGACCAGGCCACCGCCGACCGGTTGCCCGAGGGAGCACCCCGCTACGCCGCGGGGGAAGGGCGCGTGAAGACCAGCGCCGCCTGGCTGATCAGCCAGGCCGGCATCGAGCTGGGGCACCGCATCGATCCTGGCGCACCGGCATCGGTCTCCACCAAGCACTCCCTGGCCCTGACCAACCGTGGCGGGGCCGGCAGCGACGACCTGGTGGCGCTCGCCCACGACGTGCAAGCGCGGGTGCGCGGCGCCTTCGGCATCGAGCTCGTCCCGGAACCGGTACGCCTGGGCCTCGACCTCTGA
- a CDS encoding MaoC/PaaZ C-terminal domain-containing protein, whose protein sequence is MNTDANIVANTPASQQPAPGTTPLDLTALEKGQEIARTRHEITRDTLVRYAGASGDFNPIHYNDTVATEAGLPGVIAHGMLTMGTAINGLVEAIGDPAAVREYSVRFTSPVEVPATGSVTLQVTAVVGAIDEEHGTARIDLTAQVDETKVLGRARATIALPASTGTATPAGGVA, encoded by the coding sequence ATGAACACTGACGCGAACATCGTCGCGAACACCCCCGCCTCGCAGCAGCCCGCGCCCGGGACCACCCCACTTGATCTCACCGCGCTCGAGAAGGGGCAGGAGATCGCCCGCACCCGGCATGAGATCACCCGAGACACCCTGGTGCGCTACGCCGGCGCCTCCGGCGACTTCAACCCCATCCACTACAACGACACCGTCGCCACCGAGGCGGGGCTTCCCGGCGTCATCGCCCACGGCATGCTCACCATGGGCACCGCCATCAACGGTCTCGTCGAAGCGATCGGCGACCCCGCCGCCGTGCGGGAGTACTCGGTGCGGTTCACCAGCCCCGTTGAGGTCCCCGCCACCGGATCCGTGACGCTCCAGGTCACCGCGGTCGTCGGCGCGATCGACGAGGAGCACGGCACCGCCCGCATCGATCTCACCGCCCAGGTGGACGAGACCAAGGTGCTGGGTCGGGCCCGCGCCACCATCGCCCTGCCCGCCTCCACCGGCACCGCGACCCCGGCCGGGGGTGTTGCATGA
- a CDS encoding FAS1-like dehydratase domain-containing protein, which produces MTVTAPDPSYAGRTYPAGPTHTVSAQKIAEFARATGAASPLHTDPAAARAAGHRDVIAPPTFLVSLAQATEAQYIEDPDAGIDFSRVVHGEESFTLHRPVVAGDRLVPTLTVESIRSAGGHSMVATRVDLTDESGQDVASVRSMLVVRGE; this is translated from the coding sequence ATGACAGTCACTGCCCCTGACCCGTCCTACGCCGGTCGCACCTACCCGGCGGGCCCCACCCATACCGTCTCCGCGCAGAAGATCGCCGAGTTCGCGAGGGCCACCGGTGCCGCCTCCCCGTTGCACACCGACCCCGCGGCGGCCAGGGCCGCAGGGCACCGCGACGTGATCGCCCCGCCCACCTTCCTGGTCTCCCTCGCGCAGGCCACCGAGGCCCAGTACATCGAGGACCCTGACGCCGGCATCGACTTCTCCCGGGTGGTCCACGGCGAGGAATCCTTCACACTGCACCGCCCCGTCGTCGCCGGGGACCGGCTGGTGCCCACCCTCACCGTCGAGTCGATCCGCTCCGCAGGCGGCCACAGCATGGTCGCCACACGCGTCGACCTGACCGATGAGTCCGGTCAGGACGTCGCCAGTGTGCGCAGCATGCTCGTCGTCCGTGGCGAATGA
- a CDS encoding YajQ family cyclic di-GMP-binding protein — translation MADSSFDIVSKLDRQEIDNAVNQAIKEVGQRYDFRNTGASINLSGDEIVMTANAEERVLAVLDVLQSKLIRRGISLKSLDVGEPKQSGKEVRLAAGLKEGISSEDAKKISKIIRDEGPKGVKAQIQGDELRVSSKSRDDLQGVIALLKGKDLDVALQFINYR, via the coding sequence ATGGCCGATTCGTCGTTCGACATCGTCAGCAAGCTCGATCGCCAGGAGATCGACAACGCCGTCAACCAGGCGATCAAGGAGGTCGGGCAGCGCTACGACTTCCGCAACACCGGTGCCTCGATCAATCTTAGTGGCGACGAGATCGTGATGACGGCCAATGCCGAGGAGCGGGTGCTCGCCGTCCTGGACGTGCTGCAGTCCAAGCTGATCCGCCGCGGCATCTCGCTGAAGTCGCTGGACGTGGGCGAGCCGAAGCAGTCGGGCAAGGAGGTGCGCCTCGCAGCCGGCCTGAAGGAGGGGATCTCCTCGGAGGACGCCAAGAAGATCTCCAAGATCATCCGCGACGAGGGCCCCAAGGGCGTGAAGGCGCAGATCCAGGGTGACGAGCTGCGGGTCTCCTCCAAGAGCCGCGACGACCTGCAGGGCGTCATCGCGCTGCTGAAGGGCAAGGACCTCGACGTCGCGCTGCAGTTCATCAACTACCGCTGA
- a CDS encoding WXG100 family type VII secretion target: protein MKKGMNPEAVEQLAQQVDGLVDNMNSVYTGRLGYVTDLDWTGEDRDRYVPEFEDQVGNANRAVCEKLTELAERLRANAAAQRDTSNS from the coding sequence ATGAAGAAGGGCATGAATCCGGAGGCTGTGGAGCAGCTTGCTCAGCAGGTCGATGGTCTGGTGGACAACATGAACAGTGTGTACACGGGTCGTCTGGGGTACGTGACTGATCTGGACTGGACCGGTGAGGACCGCGATCGTTACGTGCCGGAGTTCGAGGACCAGGTGGGCAACGCGAACCGTGCGGTGTGCGAGAAGCTGACGGAGCTGGCGGAGCGTCTGCGCGCCAATGCTGCTGCTCAGCGCGATACGTCCAACTCCTGA
- a CDS encoding bifunctional methylenetetrahydrofolate dehydrogenase/methenyltetrahydrofolate cyclohydrolase, which translates to MTAQILDGKATAKAIKSELAERVAALVEAGHPQPGLATVLVGDDPGSAAYVRGKHRDSEQIGLNSIQKQLDADTTQGELEAVIDELNADPACTGYIVQLPLPKHLDTDAILERVDPAKDADGLHPMNLGRLVLNANRPIHTPLPCTPRAVIELLERHDIDLRGKDVVVVGRGVTVGRSIGALMTRRAINATVTLTHTGTVDLAEHLRRADVIVAAAGSAHLVRPEDVKPGAIVLDVGVSREEDEETGKAQLVGDVDPGVAEVASWISPNPGGVGPMTRALLVKNVVEMAEHAAGIVKDEAI; encoded by the coding sequence ATGACCGCACAGATCCTCGACGGCAAGGCCACCGCCAAGGCCATCAAGTCCGAGCTCGCCGAGCGCGTCGCCGCGCTGGTGGAGGCCGGGCACCCCCAGCCGGGCCTCGCCACCGTGCTGGTGGGGGATGACCCCGGCAGCGCCGCCTACGTGCGCGGCAAGCACCGCGACAGTGAGCAGATCGGCCTGAACTCGATCCAGAAGCAGCTCGACGCCGACACCACGCAGGGGGAGCTCGAGGCCGTCATCGACGAGCTGAACGCCGACCCTGCCTGCACCGGTTACATCGTCCAGCTGCCCCTGCCCAAGCACCTGGACACCGACGCGATCCTGGAGCGGGTGGATCCCGCCAAGGACGCCGACGGTCTGCACCCGATGAACCTGGGCAGGCTGGTCCTGAACGCCAACCGGCCGATCCACACCCCGCTGCCGTGCACACCCCGCGCCGTGATCGAGCTGCTGGAGCGCCACGACATCGACCTGCGGGGCAAGGACGTGGTCGTCGTGGGCCGCGGCGTGACCGTGGGCCGCTCCATCGGCGCGCTGATGACCCGCCGCGCCATCAACGCCACCGTCACCCTCACCCACACCGGCACCGTGGACCTGGCCGAGCACCTCCGCCGGGCCGACGTGATCGTCGCTGCCGCGGGCTCTGCACACCTGGTGCGCCCCGAGGACGTCAAGCCCGGGGCGATCGTGCTGGACGTCGGGGTGTCCCGCGAGGAGGACGAGGAGACCGGCAAGGCACAGCTGGTCGGCGACGTCGACCCGGGCGTGGCCGAGGTGGCCTCCTGGATCTCCCCGAACCCGGGGGGCGTCGGACCCATGACCCGCGCCCTGCTGGTCAAGAACGTGGTGGAGATGGCCGAGCACGCTGCCGGGATCGTGAAGGACGAGGCGATCTGA
- a CDS encoding WXG100 family type VII secretion target: MNPEAVEQLAQQVDGLVDNMNSVYTGRLGYVTDLDWTGEDRDRYVPEFEDQVGNANRAVCEKLTELAERLRANAAAQRDTSNS; the protein is encoded by the coding sequence ATGAATCCGGAGGCTGTGGAGCAGCTTGCTCAGCAGGTCGATGGTCTGGTGGACAACATGAACAGTGTGTACACGGGTCGTCTGGGGTACGTGACTGATCTGGACTGGACCGGTGAGGACCGCGATCGTTACGTGCCGGAGTTCGAGGACCAGGTGGGCAACGCGAACCGTGCGGTGTGCGAGAAGCTGACGGAGCTGGCGGAGCGTCTGCGCGCCAATGCTGCTGCTCAGCGCGATACGTCCAACTCCTGA
- a CDS encoding WXG100 family type VII secretion target codes for MNALKGMNVEEVRGMARQLREAAEEITRIEQELTSGLDGVDWTGPDADRFRGQWSGEMVPALQQVMNSVNDLGETADRNAAEQESTSGS; via the coding sequence GTGAATGCCTTGAAGGGTATGAACGTCGAAGAGGTCCGGGGCATGGCGCGGCAGCTGCGCGAGGCCGCGGAGGAGATCACCCGCATCGAACAGGAGCTCACCAGCGGTCTGGACGGCGTGGACTGGACCGGTCCCGATGCCGACCGCTTCCGCGGGCAGTGGTCCGGGGAGATGGTCCCCGCGCTGCAGCAGGTGATGAACTCGGTCAACGACCTGGGTGAGACCGCTGATCGCAACGCCGCGGAGCAGGAATCCACGTCGGGTTCCTGA
- the istA gene encoding IS21 family transposase: protein MVRKIRAKLVLQLRAEGLSGRAISSSQGMSRKSVRAVFEAADAAGIGWGDIADVADEQVYARLFPGRGEHESVFAQPDWEQVHREMARVGVTLKLLHGEYFDATTAAGDPAMGYDRFCRTYQHHVMVTGAASRVGHKAGQSVEVDWSGPTMELADPVTGEVSKVFLFVACLPFSRYAFCFPALDMRQESWLRAHVAMFEALGGTVPRIVPDNLKTGVVKHPREGEIVLNDAYREMAAHYSAAVLPGRVRKPKDKASVENTVAHVATWVIAGLRDQRFTSLPELAAAIGQRMEAYNAEPFQKRPGSRASVFDAEERPLLTPLPAVPYEISTWHYGRRVGRNGHVTFARNFYSAPFAHIGAKVDLRITARTLEIYQGSQRLTSHLLLPETASNEYRTNDADLPAGERFQAWDAQRVRAWADRVGPATVIVIQRIFESVPIVEQGLDPALAVLRLSRRFSVDRVEAACALALTGRVRSPRYAHLHPILATGQDKVAALRPPREEPAEDGGYVRGADYYAGGVR from the coding sequence ATGGTACGGAAGATCAGGGCGAAGCTGGTGCTCCAGCTGCGCGCAGAAGGTCTGTCGGGGCGAGCGATTTCGTCCTCGCAGGGCATGTCCCGCAAGTCCGTGAGGGCGGTGTTCGAGGCCGCTGACGCTGCAGGGATCGGGTGGGGCGATATCGCGGACGTCGCCGATGAGCAGGTGTATGCCCGGTTGTTCCCGGGCCGGGGCGAGCACGAGAGCGTGTTCGCACAGCCGGACTGGGAACAGGTCCATCGAGAGATGGCCAGGGTCGGCGTGACGCTGAAGCTGTTGCACGGCGAGTACTTCGACGCGACCACGGCGGCTGGGGATCCGGCGATGGGGTATGACCGGTTTTGCCGCACCTACCAGCACCACGTCATGGTCACCGGTGCCGCTTCGAGAGTCGGTCACAAGGCCGGCCAGAGCGTGGAGGTCGACTGGTCCGGCCCCACGATGGAGCTGGCCGATCCGGTCACCGGCGAGGTCTCGAAGGTGTTCTTGTTCGTTGCCTGCCTGCCTTTTTCTCGTTACGCGTTCTGCTTCCCGGCGCTGGATATGCGCCAGGAGTCCTGGCTGCGAGCGCACGTAGCGATGTTCGAGGCGCTGGGCGGGACGGTCCCGAGGATCGTTCCGGACAACCTCAAGACCGGTGTGGTGAAGCACCCCCGCGAGGGCGAGATCGTCCTGAACGATGCGTATCGCGAGATGGCAGCGCATTACTCGGCGGCGGTGCTCCCGGGGAGGGTGCGGAAACCGAAAGACAAGGCGAGCGTGGAGAACACCGTCGCGCACGTCGCGACCTGGGTCATCGCCGGGCTGCGGGATCAGCGATTCACGTCCCTGCCCGAACTTGCAGCCGCCATCGGGCAGCGGATGGAGGCCTATAACGCGGAGCCGTTCCAGAAGCGGCCCGGATCCCGCGCCAGCGTGTTCGACGCGGAGGAGCGGCCGCTGCTGACGCCGCTGCCGGCGGTGCCCTACGAGATCTCGACATGGCACTACGGACGACGAGTGGGCAGGAACGGGCACGTCACGTTCGCGCGGAACTTCTACTCCGCGCCGTTCGCGCACATCGGCGCGAAGGTCGATCTGCGCATCACGGCCCGGACGCTGGAGATCTATCAGGGCAGCCAGCGACTGACCAGTCACCTGCTGCTCCCGGAGACCGCGAGCAATGAGTACCGCACCAACGACGCGGACCTACCTGCGGGCGAGCGTTTCCAGGCCTGGGACGCGCAGAGGGTGCGGGCGTGGGCAGATCGGGTCGGGCCGGCCACGGTGATCGTGATCCAGCGGATCTTCGAGTCCGTGCCGATCGTGGAACAGGGCCTGGATCCCGCGTTGGCGGTGCTACGGCTCTCTCGCCGCTTCTCCGTAGATCGGGTCGAGGCGGCCTGCGCACTCGCGCTGACGGGACGGGTCCGTTCACCGCGCTATGCGCATCTGCACCCGATCTTGGCCACCGGGCAGGACAAGGTCGCCGCCCTGCGTCCACCCCGCGAGGAACCCGCGGAAGACGGCGGATACGTCCGTGGCGCCGACTACTACGCCGGAGGTGTCCGGTGA
- a CDS encoding exodeoxyribonuclease III, whose product MTFTLATVNVNGLRAAARKGMADWLAATTADVITLQEVRAPDELIADLVGEGWSIVGEASQLKGRAGVAIAARTELERIDLDGMRRGLPGVEGDSHTGRWLEADLEDPLGDGKELTVISCYMHSGNTEKPQTMTDKYAFLDAMMERLAQLRADGRHAVLTGDINIAHREVDIKNWKGNLKSAGFLPEERAYLDRLLVEGDWVDVHRTLAGEGPGPYTWWSQRGKAYDKDSGWRIDYQIASPELAARATGAQVDRAPSYDTRWSDHAPLVVTYS is encoded by the coding sequence ATGACCTTCACCCTCGCCACCGTCAATGTCAACGGACTGCGCGCGGCCGCCCGCAAGGGCATGGCCGACTGGCTCGCAGCCACCACCGCCGATGTGATCACCCTGCAGGAGGTGCGCGCACCCGACGAGCTGATCGCAGACCTCGTGGGGGAGGGGTGGAGCATCGTCGGAGAGGCCTCACAGCTGAAGGGTCGCGCCGGCGTGGCGATCGCCGCCCGCACCGAGCTGGAACGGATCGACCTGGACGGGATGCGTCGTGGGCTGCCCGGCGTCGAGGGTGACTCCCACACCGGTCGCTGGCTGGAAGCGGACCTCGAGGATCCCCTCGGCGACGGCAAGGAGCTCACCGTGATCTCCTGCTACATGCACTCAGGCAACACCGAGAAGCCCCAGACCATGACCGACAAGTACGCCTTCCTGGACGCGATGATGGAACGCTTGGCGCAGCTGCGGGCCGACGGCCGCCACGCGGTGCTCACCGGTGACATCAACATCGCCCACCGCGAGGTGGACATCAAGAACTGGAAGGGCAACCTGAAGTCCGCCGGGTTCCTGCCCGAGGAGCGCGCCTACCTGGACCGACTCCTGGTCGAGGGTGACTGGGTGGACGTGCACCGCACCCTGGCCGGAGAGGGCCCCGGCCCGTACACCTGGTGGTCGCAGCGCGGCAAGGCGTACGACAAGGACTCCGGCTGGCGCATCGACTACCAGATCGCCTCCCCGGAGCTCGCTGCCCGCGCCACCGGTGCGCAGGTGGACCGGGCCCCCAGCTATGACACCCGCTGGTCCGACCACGCACCGCTGGTGGTCACCTATTCCTGA
- the glyA gene encoding serine hydroxymethyltransferase, with protein sequence MPTGGSVNVLDQSISELDPDIARVLDRELARQQRTLEMIASENFVPRAVLQAQGSVLTNKYAEGYPGKRYYGGCEEVDVAEQIAIDRAKELFGAEHANVQPHSGATANAAVMHALARAGDKLMGLSLAHGGHLTHGMKINFSGRLYDIVAYEVDPTTGLIDMDRVRELALAERPKVIVAGWSAYPRQLDFAAFRAIADEVGAALWVDMAHFAGLVAAGLHPSPVPYADVVSTTVHKTLAGPRSGLILCKEEWAKKIDSAVFPGQQGGPLMHVIAAKAVALKVAATEGFAERQRRTIEGAQIIAERLQAADAQEAGIAIATGGTDVHLVLVDLVRSELDGQQAEDRLHEVGITVNRNAVPNDPRPPRITSGLRLGTPALATRGFGAEEFTEIADVIALALNGGADLESLRKRTAALADAKPLYADLKQY encoded by the coding sequence ATGCCCACAGGAGGCTCTGTGAACGTCCTCGACCAGTCCATCTCCGAGCTCGACCCGGACATCGCCCGGGTGCTCGACCGCGAGCTCGCCCGCCAGCAGCGCACGCTGGAGATGATCGCCAGCGAGAACTTCGTACCGCGCGCGGTGCTGCAGGCCCAGGGCTCGGTGCTCACCAACAAGTACGCCGAGGGGTACCCCGGCAAGCGCTACTACGGGGGCTGCGAGGAGGTCGATGTCGCCGAGCAGATCGCTATCGACCGCGCGAAGGAACTGTTCGGGGCGGAGCACGCCAACGTCCAGCCGCACTCCGGTGCCACCGCCAACGCCGCGGTGATGCACGCCCTGGCCCGCGCAGGCGACAAGCTGATGGGCCTGTCCCTGGCCCACGGCGGCCACCTCACCCACGGCATGAAGATCAACTTCTCCGGCCGGCTGTACGACATCGTCGCCTACGAGGTGGACCCCACCACCGGCCTGATCGACATGGACAGGGTGCGCGAGCTGGCACTGGCGGAGCGGCCCAAGGTGATCGTCGCCGGCTGGTCCGCCTACCCGCGCCAGCTGGACTTCGCTGCTTTCCGGGCCATCGCCGACGAGGTGGGCGCGGCCCTGTGGGTGGACATGGCGCATTTCGCCGGCCTCGTCGCGGCGGGCCTGCACCCCAGTCCCGTGCCGTATGCCGACGTTGTCTCCACCACCGTCCACAAGACCCTCGCCGGCCCCCGCTCCGGTCTCATCCTGTGCAAGGAGGAGTGGGCCAAGAAGATCGACTCCGCCGTGTTCCCCGGACAGCAGGGCGGCCCCCTCATGCACGTGATCGCCGCCAAGGCCGTCGCCCTGAAGGTCGCAGCCACGGAGGGCTTCGCCGAGCGGCAGCGCCGCACCATCGAGGGCGCGCAGATCATCGCGGAGCGCCTCCAGGCCGCCGATGCCCAGGAGGCCGGGATCGCGATCGCCACCGGAGGCACCGATGTGCACCTGGTGCTGGTGGACCTGGTCCGCTCCGAGCTGGACGGCCAGCAGGCCGAGGACCGCCTGCACGAGGTGGGCATCACCGTCAACCGCAACGCCGTCCCGAACGACCCCCGCCCCCCGCGCATCACCTCTGGCTTGCGCCTGGGCACCCCGGCTCTCGCGACCCGCGGCTTCGGGGCCGAGGAGTTCACCGAGATCGCCGATGTGATCGCACTGGCGCTGAACGGCGGGGCGGACCTGGAGTCCTTGCGCAAGCGCACCGCCGCTCTAGCCGACGCCAAGCCCCTGTACGCGGACCTGAAGCAGTACTGA
- the rpmG gene encoding 50S ribosomal protein L33: MASKSSDVRPKITMACTECKARNYITKKNRRNTPDRLELSKFCPTCGKQTAHRETR; the protein is encoded by the coding sequence GTGGCGAGCAAGAGCTCTGACGTGCGTCCCAAGATCACCATGGCCTGCACCGAGTGCAAGGCGCGCAACTACATCACCAAGAAGAACCGCCGCAATACGCCGGACCGGCTGGAGCTGTCGAAGTTCTGCCCCACCTGCGGCAAGCAGACCGCGCACCGCGAGACCCGCTGA